A portion of the Esox lucius isolate fEsoLuc1 chromosome 20, fEsoLuc1.pri, whole genome shotgun sequence genome contains these proteins:
- the LOC105008638 gene encoding carcinoembryonic antigen-related cell adhesion molecule 6 isoform X4, with protein MERAAAISFSLSILTGLYAGEGVLPQGPVNGAVGRTVMFITNLSPPPQPFITISWSFNGENIINSTSDSTGPGYRERITLNRTTGSLELRNLTLADSGQYIVAIVKATTETIIQSTELVVYEPVSNASITGPAEHLFANESSANLTCEGAGHITLRQWMKDGQPLPPGDNLFFSEDNRTVSISPVMRHDAGEYKCYLANPASFANASHIVIVNYGPDSMTILSPDTAEVETFTLLYCSVVSVPPARFTWLFNGQQTSVHEAGYVITSISYNNSGDYRCVAMNDLTRRNVSGDHHLSVKDKSAIPLSPEAAAGIAVTVTLVVVTVGLGLYFGINHNRPQPCTILV; from the exons ATGGAAAGAGCAGCAGCCATTtcattctctctgtccatcctcACAG GTCTGTATGCCGGAGAGGGTGTGTTACCTCAAGGACCTGTGAATGGAGCAGTAGGACGGACTGTGATGTTCATCACAAATCTAAGCCCACCACCCCAGCCATTCATAACAATATCCTGGAGTTTTAATGGGGAAAATATTATAAACTCTACCAGTGACTCTACAGGGCCAGGATACAGAGAGAGGATCACTCTGAACAGGACTACCGGATCTCTGGAGCTCAGGAATTTGACCCTGGCTGACAGTGGACAGTACATAGTTGCAATAGTGAAAGCTACAACAGAGACGATCATCCAATCGACTGAACTAGTCGTCTATG AGCCTGTATCTAATGCCAGCATCACAGGGCCAGCAGAGCATCTGTTTGCGAATGAAAGCTCTGCCAACCTAACCTGTGAGGGAGCTGGTCACATCACTCTTAGACAATGGATGAAGGATGGTCAGCCTCTGCCTCCTGGGGACAATCTATTCTTCTCTGAGGATAACAGAACAGTATCTATCAGTCCTGTGATGAGACATGATGCAGGGGAATACAAGTGTTACCTTGCAAACCCTGCTAGCTTTGCTAATGCGTCCCATATTGTGATAGTAAACT ATGGACCGGACTCTATGACCATCCTCAGCCCAGACACTGCTGAAGTAGAAACATTTACTCTGCTTTACTGCTCAGTTGTGTCTGTACCACCAGCTAGGTTCACCTGGTTGTTCAATGGGCAACAGACAAGCGTACATGAAGCTGGATACGTCATAACGAGCATCAGTTACAACAACAGTGGGGACTACAGGTGTGTTGCTATGAATGATCTCACCAGAAGAAACGTCTCTGGGGACCATCATCTGTCAGTGAAAG ATAAATCTGCTATACCGCTAAGCCCAGAGGCAGCAGCAGGTATAGCGGTCACAGTGACGTTGGTGGTTGTTACTGTGGGTCTTGGTCTCTATTTCGGCATAAATCATAATCG GCCTCAACCATGTACAATACTAGTATAA
- the LOC105008638 gene encoding carcinoembryonic antigen-related cell adhesion molecule 6 isoform X1, with product MERAAAISFSLSILTGLYAGEGVLPQGPVNGAVGRTVMFITNLSPPPQPFITISWSFNGENIINSTSDSTGPGYRERITLNRTTGSLELRNLTLADSGQYIVAIVKATTETIIQSTELVVYEPVSNASITGPAEHLFANESSANLTCEGAGHITLRQWMKDGQPLPPGDNLFFSEDNRTVSISPVMRHDAGEYKCYLANPASFANASHIVIVNYGPDSMTILSPDTAEVETFTLLYCSVVSVPPARFTWLFNGQQTSVHEAGYVITSISYNNSGDYRCVAMNDLTRRNVSGDHHLSVKDKSAIPLSPEAAAGIAVTVTLVVVTVGLGLYFGINHNRNKTIKPTENDSDVYETVRPTLPRPRVNLPPGPTNTDSASTMYNTSINW from the exons ATGGAAAGAGCAGCAGCCATTtcattctctctgtccatcctcACAG GTCTGTATGCCGGAGAGGGTGTGTTACCTCAAGGACCTGTGAATGGAGCAGTAGGACGGACTGTGATGTTCATCACAAATCTAAGCCCACCACCCCAGCCATTCATAACAATATCCTGGAGTTTTAATGGGGAAAATATTATAAACTCTACCAGTGACTCTACAGGGCCAGGATACAGAGAGAGGATCACTCTGAACAGGACTACCGGATCTCTGGAGCTCAGGAATTTGACCCTGGCTGACAGTGGACAGTACATAGTTGCAATAGTGAAAGCTACAACAGAGACGATCATCCAATCGACTGAACTAGTCGTCTATG AGCCTGTATCTAATGCCAGCATCACAGGGCCAGCAGAGCATCTGTTTGCGAATGAAAGCTCTGCCAACCTAACCTGTGAGGGAGCTGGTCACATCACTCTTAGACAATGGATGAAGGATGGTCAGCCTCTGCCTCCTGGGGACAATCTATTCTTCTCTGAGGATAACAGAACAGTATCTATCAGTCCTGTGATGAGACATGATGCAGGGGAATACAAGTGTTACCTTGCAAACCCTGCTAGCTTTGCTAATGCGTCCCATATTGTGATAGTAAACT ATGGACCGGACTCTATGACCATCCTCAGCCCAGACACTGCTGAAGTAGAAACATTTACTCTGCTTTACTGCTCAGTTGTGTCTGTACCACCAGCTAGGTTCACCTGGTTGTTCAATGGGCAACAGACAAGCGTACATGAAGCTGGATACGTCATAACGAGCATCAGTTACAACAACAGTGGGGACTACAGGTGTGTTGCTATGAATGATCTCACCAGAAGAAACGTCTCTGGGGACCATCATCTGTCAGTGAAAG ATAAATCTGCTATACCGCTAAGCCCAGAGGCAGCAGCAGGTATAGCGGTCACAGTGACGTTGGTGGTTGTTACTGTGGGTCTTGGTCTCTATTTCGGCATAAATCATAATCG GAACAAGACCATAAAACCAACAGAGAATG ATTCTGATGTGTATGAGACTGTACGTCCTACGCTGCCAAGACCAAGA GTAAATCTTCCTCCTGGACCGACCAACACTGACTCT GCCTCAACCATGTACAATACTAGTATAAACTGGTGA
- the LOC105008638 gene encoding carcinoembryonic antigen-related cell adhesion molecule 6 isoform X2 — MERAAAISFSLSILTGLYAGEGVLPQGPVNGAVGRTVMFITNLSPPPQPFITISWSFNGENIINSTSDSTGPGYRERITLNRTTGSLELRNLTLADSGQYIVAIVKATTETIIQSTELVVYEPVSNASITGPAEHLFANESSANLTCEGAGHITLRQWMKDGQPLPPGDNLFFSEDNRTVSISPVMRHDAGEYKCYLANPASFANASHIVIVNYGPDSMTILSPDTAEVETFTLLYCSVVSVPPARFTWLFNGQQTSVHEAGYVITSISYNNSGDYRCVAMNDLTRRNVSGDHHLSVKDKSAIPLSPEAAAGIAVTVTLVVVTVGLGLYFGINHNRNKTIKPTENDSDVYETVRPTLPRPRVNLPPGPTNTDSASTMYNTSIN, encoded by the exons ATGGAAAGAGCAGCAGCCATTtcattctctctgtccatcctcACAG GTCTGTATGCCGGAGAGGGTGTGTTACCTCAAGGACCTGTGAATGGAGCAGTAGGACGGACTGTGATGTTCATCACAAATCTAAGCCCACCACCCCAGCCATTCATAACAATATCCTGGAGTTTTAATGGGGAAAATATTATAAACTCTACCAGTGACTCTACAGGGCCAGGATACAGAGAGAGGATCACTCTGAACAGGACTACCGGATCTCTGGAGCTCAGGAATTTGACCCTGGCTGACAGTGGACAGTACATAGTTGCAATAGTGAAAGCTACAACAGAGACGATCATCCAATCGACTGAACTAGTCGTCTATG AGCCTGTATCTAATGCCAGCATCACAGGGCCAGCAGAGCATCTGTTTGCGAATGAAAGCTCTGCCAACCTAACCTGTGAGGGAGCTGGTCACATCACTCTTAGACAATGGATGAAGGATGGTCAGCCTCTGCCTCCTGGGGACAATCTATTCTTCTCTGAGGATAACAGAACAGTATCTATCAGTCCTGTGATGAGACATGATGCAGGGGAATACAAGTGTTACCTTGCAAACCCTGCTAGCTTTGCTAATGCGTCCCATATTGTGATAGTAAACT ATGGACCGGACTCTATGACCATCCTCAGCCCAGACACTGCTGAAGTAGAAACATTTACTCTGCTTTACTGCTCAGTTGTGTCTGTACCACCAGCTAGGTTCACCTGGTTGTTCAATGGGCAACAGACAAGCGTACATGAAGCTGGATACGTCATAACGAGCATCAGTTACAACAACAGTGGGGACTACAGGTGTGTTGCTATGAATGATCTCACCAGAAGAAACGTCTCTGGGGACCATCATCTGTCAGTGAAAG ATAAATCTGCTATACCGCTAAGCCCAGAGGCAGCAGCAGGTATAGCGGTCACAGTGACGTTGGTGGTTGTTACTGTGGGTCTTGGTCTCTATTTCGGCATAAATCATAATCG GAACAAGACCATAAAACCAACAGAGAATG ATTCTGATGTGTATGAGACTGTACGTCCTACGCTGCCAAGACCAAGA GTAAATCTTCCTCCTGGACCGACCAACACTGACTCT GCCTCAACCATGTACAATACTAGTATAAACTG A
- the LOC105008638 gene encoding carcinoembryonic antigen-related cell adhesion molecule 6 isoform X3 produces MERAAAISFSLSILTGLYAGEGVLPQGPVNGAVGRTVMFITNLSPPPQPFITISWSFNGENIINSTSDSTGPGYRERITLNRTTGSLELRNLTLADSGQYIVAIVKATTETIIQSTELVVYEPVSNASITGPAEHLFANESSANLTCEGAGHITLRQWMKDGQPLPPGDNLFFSEDNRTVSISPVMRHDAGEYKCYLANPASFANASHIVIVNYGPDSMTILSPDTAEVETFTLLYCSVVSVPPARFTWLFNGQQTSVHEAGYVITSISYNNSGDYRCVAMNDLTRRNVSGDHHLSVKDKSAIPLSPEAAAGIAVTVTLVVVTVGLGLYFGINHNRFWASRPQPCTILV; encoded by the exons ATGGAAAGAGCAGCAGCCATTtcattctctctgtccatcctcACAG GTCTGTATGCCGGAGAGGGTGTGTTACCTCAAGGACCTGTGAATGGAGCAGTAGGACGGACTGTGATGTTCATCACAAATCTAAGCCCACCACCCCAGCCATTCATAACAATATCCTGGAGTTTTAATGGGGAAAATATTATAAACTCTACCAGTGACTCTACAGGGCCAGGATACAGAGAGAGGATCACTCTGAACAGGACTACCGGATCTCTGGAGCTCAGGAATTTGACCCTGGCTGACAGTGGACAGTACATAGTTGCAATAGTGAAAGCTACAACAGAGACGATCATCCAATCGACTGAACTAGTCGTCTATG AGCCTGTATCTAATGCCAGCATCACAGGGCCAGCAGAGCATCTGTTTGCGAATGAAAGCTCTGCCAACCTAACCTGTGAGGGAGCTGGTCACATCACTCTTAGACAATGGATGAAGGATGGTCAGCCTCTGCCTCCTGGGGACAATCTATTCTTCTCTGAGGATAACAGAACAGTATCTATCAGTCCTGTGATGAGACATGATGCAGGGGAATACAAGTGTTACCTTGCAAACCCTGCTAGCTTTGCTAATGCGTCCCATATTGTGATAGTAAACT ATGGACCGGACTCTATGACCATCCTCAGCCCAGACACTGCTGAAGTAGAAACATTTACTCTGCTTTACTGCTCAGTTGTGTCTGTACCACCAGCTAGGTTCACCTGGTTGTTCAATGGGCAACAGACAAGCGTACATGAAGCTGGATACGTCATAACGAGCATCAGTTACAACAACAGTGGGGACTACAGGTGTGTTGCTATGAATGATCTCACCAGAAGAAACGTCTCTGGGGACCATCATCTGTCAGTGAAAG ATAAATCTGCTATACCGCTAAGCCCAGAGGCAGCAGCAGGTATAGCGGTCACAGTGACGTTGGTGGTTGTTACTGTGGGTCTTGGTCTCTATTTCGGCATAAATCATAATCG ATTCTGGGCATCCAGGCCTCAACCATGTACAATACTAGTATAA